The genomic segment CCGCGAAAGATCCGGTCGATCTCTCGCGAGGACTTTATCGTGCCCATGTCCCCACATCCTGTTCCTGGCCCCTGAGGGCTAGGCGCTCAGGACCTTGCGGCCCTTGCGACGACGACGAGCAAGAATGGCGCGCCCGCCGCGGGTAGCCATGCGAGCACGGAAGCCGTGCGTCTTCGCACGCTTCCGAACATTAGGCTGGTATGTACGCTTCACAGTTGTTCCTCCTTGATGCGCGCCGGATTCGGCGCAAAGCCCGACGAGTATATGCGTGCTGTTCGGCCCGTGTCAAACGTCCAACGAGATCTGCTGTGGCACGGCTCACCAAGATGAGTTGTTCAGGTATCGACGCGTCGAACACGCGTTCCATCCCGATGTCTACGCAGGTCAGAGGCTTGTTCCGCTTGGCGCGAAAACTGGCATCCAATCTGTGGATACTGTGGAAAACGCAGGACTCACGCTTGTGGAACCTGTGGATAACTTCGCGGATACCGTTGTTCGCCTCTGGTCAGCTTGCTATAGTCGGCGGCACCCGCGGGACCGCTCGGAGT from the Coriobacteriia bacterium genome contains:
- the rpmH gene encoding 50S ribosomal protein L34, coding for MKRTYQPNVRKRAKTHGFRARMATRGGRAILARRRRKGRKVLSA